CGGCGGGCTGCTGCTGATGCCGCTGGCGATGGTTACCCCGCAGACGCTTTCCGCCGGCCACGGCGCGATGCACCTCAATCTGGCGATGCAGCCGGCACTGCAGTTCCTGCTGGTGGTGCTGGTGCTGAAGATCGCGGCTTCGGTGATCTCGCTCAGCTTCGGATTTCGCGGCGGACTGTTCTTCGCCTCGCTGTTCCTGGGATCGCTGGTCGGGCTGATCTTCGCGGCGCTGATCGCAATGCTGCCGCTGAACATCAATCTGGACGTCAACGACGCCGCGCTGGTCGGCATGGCGGCGCTGGCGGTATCCGTCGTGGGCGGGCCGATGACGCTGGCGATCCTGATGTTGGAGACCACGCACGATTTCGCCCTGATGGGCGTGGTGCTGACCGCATCACTGGTATCCAGCGCCCTGACGCGCGAAACCTTCGGTTATTCCTTCTCCACCTGGCGCCTGCACGTGCGCGGCTCGATCGTGCGCAGCCCGCGCGATATCGGCTGGATGCTCAGCCTCACGGCTGGGCGTATCATGCGCACTGACTGGGTCAGCGTGCCCGCCGACCTTTCCATCGCAGACTTTCGTGCGCGCGTGGCGCTGGGCTCCACCAGCAAGGCCGTTCTACTGGACGGGGACGCGCACTACGTCGGCATCGTAACGACCGCATCGGCATACAACCCGGAAACTGCGCCGGAAACGCAGGTCGGCACACTGGCGACGCTGGCGGACAACACGCTGTCCCCCGCCACCGACATCCGCGCCATGCTGAAAGCCTTCGACCTTGCCGCGGCGGACGAACTGGCGGTGGTCGACGGGGTAGGCAACGTGGTGGGCGTAGTGACTGAACGCCACGCACGCCGCCGCTACTTCGAGGAAATCGAAGCATCGCAGCGGGCCCTGTTCGGCGAGACCTGACCCTTGAGGCTCGCCGAACAGCCTCGTCAGTCCTTCGCCACCGGCAGCCAGACGGCGCTCGCCGCATCGCCGCCCCAATGGATGGTCTCGGTCGCTTTCACGTAATCCGAAGGCTTGGCTTCCATGATCGAGGGCACCCAGCTTTGCGGATTGCGATCGTACAGCGGGAACAGGCTGGACTGCACCTGCACCATGATCCGGTGCCCGGGCAGGAACACGTGATCGACATTGGGCAGCGACCACTTGAAACTATAGGTCTTGCCCGGCTCCAGCGCCTTGGGGGCTGCGAACCCGTCGACGTAGCGGCCGCGGAAAATCTCGATGCCGATGCCCAGCTGATAGCCCGCCATCGACGGATCGGCCGTGTTCTCCTGCGGATAGACGTCGATCAGCTTGACCACGAAGTCGCTGTCGCGTCCGCTCGTCGCCGCGCGCAGATCGACTTTGGGCGCGCCCTTGATGTGCAGCGGCTTGTCCAGCACGCCCGTGGAATAACTGAGCACGTCGGTCCGCCCATCGACGAACCGCTGGTCGTGGACCAGCCAGGTCTTCCACTCGTCTCCCGACATGGTGATCGGACGCGGCAGCATCGGCACCGGCTTGGCGGGATCGGAGACGTAACTGTCGCTACCGGCCTGCGATTTGGTCCATGACAGCCCCGAATTGGCGCCGAGGTACAACGGGGTGTAATCGCCCGCCGGCCACTGCGGCGACACTTCCCAGCGGTTTTCGCCGGTGGCGTAAGTCAGCACCGGCGGCGTTTCGCAGGCAGGCGCGTTGGTCTTCAGGTGGCAGTCGAAGAACGGCTTCATGTAGCGCGTGCGGAACTGCAACCCGGTATCGCCTTCCCACTTGAGCGCGCCGAGTTCGCGCGCCTCGTAGTTGACCTGCGAATGGCGCCAGGGGCCGATCACCAGGCTGACCATGTCGCTGGGCGTGCCGTTCGCCTTCAGCGCCTGATAAACCGCCGGGGCACCGTAGCTGTCCTCCTGGTCCCACTGCCCGACGACGAGCATGGTCGGCACTGTCAGCTTGCGCGCGCCCAGCAGCTTGTCGACCGCCTGCCCCTGCCACCACGCATCATAGCTGGGATGTTCGAGGATCTTGCGCGCAACCGGCAGGTCGGTGAGGCCGTAAGCCTTGGCATAGTCCATCGCCGAGCCTGCCTGAAGATAGGCGGTGTAATCGTCGCCGGTCCCGCGCGGCACCGAACCGCCGCCCTTCTTGACCGTCTGGCCCAGATCGTAATCGAAACCGAAAGTGCGAAAGGCGCCGTTGTGGAACCAGTCGTCGCCCATCCAGCCATCCACCATCGGGCTCTGCGGGACGGCGGCCTTCAGCGCGGGATGCGGGTCGATCAGCGCCATCAGCGAGGTAAATCCAAGGTAGGACGAGCCGGTGATGCCGACCTTGCCGTTGCTCTCCTTCACGTTCTTCACCAGCCAGTCGATGGTGTCGTAGGCGTCGGTGGCGTGATCGACTTTGGTCTTGTTCAGCGGCCCGCGCAGGGGCCGGTTCATCACATAGTCGCCTTCCGAACCGTCCAGACCGCGCACGTCCTGATAGACACGGATATAGCCGTCATTGACGAATTCGGCGTCGGCGACGGGAAGGATTTCCTCGATCTTCTGGCTGCGGTTGCGACTGGTGGACTTGTCCGCGTTGTAGGGCGTGCGGCTGAGCAGGATCGGCCCGTCACTGGTGCCCTTGCGGAAGACGATGACGGTATAGAGCTTGGTCCCGTCACGCATCGGCACCATCACCACCCGGCGCACGTAATCGGCCTGGGGGCGCACCCAGTCGTACGACTTCACCTGTTCGTTCATCATGGTGTCGGTGGGCGCCTGCCCCTGCGCGGCGGCGAGGGGGGCGGCGATGGCGAATGCGAGCGAGGTCAGTGCCACGCTCGCGGCAATCCCGGTCAGTTTGATCATGCGCCATGGGTGCCGCGCCGGGCAGGCGCGGTCAAGAGGTGAGGCGTTCGGCGCGCGGGGCGAAGCGCACCGCGCACCGCACCGTTCAGATTTCGAGTTGGCTGCCCAGTTCCACCACGCGGTTTGTTGGCAGGCGGAAGAACTCCATCGCGCTGGCTGCATTGCGCATCATCCACGCGAACAGCTTTTCGCGCCAGATCATCATGCCCGGCTTCTCCGACGGCACCAGCGTCTGGCGTGAGAGGAAGAAGCTCGTCTTCATCATCTCGAACGGACCGCCGCACATCGGTGCGTGGGCCAGCGCGGCGGGGATGTCGGTCTCTTCCATGAAACCGTAGCGCAGCGTCATGCGGTAGAAGCCCTGCCCCAGTTCGACCACCGTGAAGCGCTCCGGCGGCTCTACGTAAGGCACGTCCTGAACCTCCACCGTCAGCACCACCACGCGTTCATGCAGCACCTTGTTGTGCTTGAT
The DNA window shown above is from Novosphingobium sp. P6W and carries:
- a CDS encoding chloride channel protein; translated protein: MRRAGTNALKALIVRQRRRLRESEMAFIVLALLAGLAAGWMTNLQAWLAHSMQEVFYGVTVNRLSALGEIKHPWRLLALPLGGLALVAMSYILRRRRRAPIDVVEANALHSGQIPFVDNLVISAQTLISNGVGASVGLEAAYAQMGGGVASVLGQWFKLRRTDMRTLVGAGAGAAVGAAFGAPLAGAFYAFEIVIGSYTPAAVAPVVAAALGAAFITRALGVEPYLIASSADRVLTTGDYFVYVVLGLACALVGIALMRLVTFAEMQVQKVGRISRWKPVIGGLLLMPLAMVTPQTLSAGHGAMHLNLAMQPALQFLLVVLVLKIAASVISLSFGFRGGLFFASLFLGSLVGLIFAALIAMLPLNINLDVNDAALVGMAALAVSVVGGPMTLAILMLETTHDFALMGVVLTASLVSSALTRETFGYSFSTWRLHVRGSIVRSPRDIGWMLSLTAGRIMRTDWVSVPADLSIADFRARVALGSTSKAVLLDGDAHYVGIVTTASAYNPETAPETQVGTLATLADNTLSPATDIRAMLKAFDLAAADELAVVDGVGNVVGVVTERHARRRYFEEIEASQRALFGET
- a CDS encoding CocE/NonD family hydrolase; amino-acid sequence: MIKLTGIAASVALTSLAFAIAAPLAAAQGQAPTDTMMNEQVKSYDWVRPQADYVRRVVMVPMRDGTKLYTVIVFRKGTSDGPILLSRTPYNADKSTSRNRSQKIEEILPVADAEFVNDGYIRVYQDVRGLDGSEGDYVMNRPLRGPLNKTKVDHATDAYDTIDWLVKNVKESNGKVGITGSSYLGFTSLMALIDPHPALKAAVPQSPMVDGWMGDDWFHNGAFRTFGFDYDLGQTVKKGGGSVPRGTGDDYTAYLQAGSAMDYAKAYGLTDLPVARKILEHPSYDAWWQGQAVDKLLGARKLTVPTMLVVGQWDQEDSYGAPAVYQALKANGTPSDMVSLVIGPWRHSQVNYEARELGALKWEGDTGLQFRTRYMKPFFDCHLKTNAPACETPPVLTYATGENRWEVSPQWPAGDYTPLYLGANSGLSWTKSQAGSDSYVSDPAKPVPMLPRPITMSGDEWKTWLVHDQRFVDGRTDVLSYSTGVLDKPLHIKGAPKVDLRAATSGRDSDFVVKLIDVYPQENTADPSMAGYQLGIGIEIFRGRYVDGFAAPKALEPGKTYSFKWSLPNVDHVFLPGHRIMVQVQSSLFPLYDRNPQSWVPSIMEAKPSDYVKATETIHWGGDAASAVWLPVAKD